TACTTCGTCTCGCTGGGCGATGATCTGATCGCGCAGTACGACCTGGGTGAGGACGGAACGCTCACCCCGCTCGACCCGGCGACCATCGCCCAACCGGACGGCAGCGGACCACGCCACCTGATCATCCAAGACGAGAACGCCTACCTGATCACCGAGTTCTCCGGTGAGGTCATCCGCCATGACGTCGGCGCCGACGGCTCGCTCGCCCCGGCGGAGTCGGTGAGCATCGTCGATCCGTCAGCAGGCTTGAAACACAGTCGATTCGGCGCCGATCCCACACAGGAGGGTCTGGTGTGGGGAGCGGACGTGCACCGTGCCGGTCGCTGGATCATCGGCTCCGAGCGCAGCGCGTCCACCCTCGCGACGGTCGCACTGGATGCTGCTGGACATCTCGGCGAGGTCGCGGACTTCGCACCGACCGAGACTCGTCCGCGTGGGTTCGCCGCCACGGACGACGGGCAGTTAGTGATCGCGGTGGGGGAGAAGTCCACCGCCGCCGCGCTGTCCCGCGTGGAGGACGACGGCCGGCTGACCGTTCTTGCGAGGGTAGGTATCGGACGCGGCGCGAACTGGGTGCGCATCGTCGCCGGCCACTGAATCAGTCGTCCGCTGCGGGGCGGGCGCGGTCGTTCTTGATCTCGCCACGTCGACGCTTCGCAGCCAGGCGCCGCCGCTGCGATCCACGGGTCGGACGTGTGGCTCGACGCTGCGGGGGAGCAGGTGCGAGTGCCTCGCGCAGAATCTCGGCCAGTCGCTCTCTGGCCGCCGTCCGGTTGCGCCGCTGGGAACGGTGTTCTGATGCGTCGATGGTGATCGTCGTGCCGACGAGTCGCTCCGACAGACGACTCAGCACGCGCTCGCGCTGCCGGTCGTTGAAGGCGGAACTGGCTGCGAGGTCCAAGCTCAGCTGCACCCGAGAATCGGTCGTGTTGACGCCCTGACCTCCCGGGCCTGAGCTGCGGGAGA
This is a stretch of genomic DNA from Yimella lutea. It encodes these proteins:
- a CDS encoding lactonase family protein yields the protein MSDLAHDLVLIANAGDGTISTLRLERREEPRLDVIATSVAGQGCSTFAIDAARDLVFAAYKGEPAGIVTLKLDRTTGELHPVSRRDVDASMTYLALDPSRSFLLGASYGGGFGEVWPVGNEGDLGEATAHVEFANLHCVVPDRGHAYFVSLGDDLIAQYDLGEDGTLTPLDPATIAQPDGSGPRHLIIQDENAYLITEFSGEVIRHDVGADGSLAPAESVSIVDPSAGLKHSRFGADPTQEGLVWGADVHRAGRWIIGSERSASTLATVALDAAGHLGEVADFAPTETRPRGFAATDDGQLVIAVGEKSTAAALSRVEDDGRLTVLARVGIGRGANWVRIVAGH
- the arfB gene encoding alternative ribosome rescue aminoacyl-tRNA hydrolase ArfB, which produces MSELHVSPGPGIPGGLIVPSGELLERFSRSSGPGGQGVNTTDSRVQLSLDLAASSAFNDRQRERVLSRLSERLVGTTITIDASEHRSQRRNRTAARERLAEILREALAPAPPQRRATRPTRGSQRRRLAAKRRRGEIKNDRARPAADD